Proteins encoded by one window of Streptomyces uncialis:
- a CDS encoding 2-oxo-4-hydroxy-4-carboxy-5-ureidoimidazoline decarboxylase has translation MRLNTAAPADALTAFLGCCASHRWAQRLTAHRPYRDLETLLAAADEAAYDLAHADLTEALARESRTHPAGGPGQGYSAADTALSAAHAAYESRFGHAFVLCLDDCPPEETLDRVLAAIRTRLGHDPDDERAVTAEELRRLARGRLTRLSRTGPVDDDRVFSDTGPADPAIPEGTGSGQEGRKSTGSGRPDSPYASV, from the coding sequence GTGCGGCTGAACACCGCCGCCCCGGCCGACGCGCTGACCGCCTTCCTCGGCTGCTGCGCCAGCCACCGCTGGGCCCAGCGGCTCACCGCGCACCGGCCCTACCGCGATCTGGAGACCCTGCTGGCCGCGGCCGACGAGGCGGCGTACGACCTCGCCCACGCCGACCTCACGGAAGCGCTCGCGCGCGAGTCCCGCACGCATCCCGCGGGCGGGCCCGGCCAGGGGTACTCGGCCGCCGACACCGCGCTGAGCGCCGCGCACGCCGCGTACGAGAGCCGGTTCGGACACGCGTTCGTGCTCTGTCTCGACGACTGCCCGCCCGAGGAAACCCTCGACCGGGTCCTCGCGGCCATCCGCACCCGGCTCGGCCACGACCCCGACGACGAGCGGGCGGTGACCGCGGAGGAACTGCGGCGGCTCGCCCGGGGCCGGCTCACCCGGCTGTCGCGTACGGGTCCGGTGGACGACGACAGGGTCTTTTCGGACACCGGCCCGGCGGACCCGGCGATTCCGGAGGGGACGGGGTCCGGCCAGGAAGGCCGGAAATCGACCGGTTCGGGCCGTCCCGATAGCCCGTACGCATCAGTTTGA